The following DNA comes from Alkalicoccobacillus plakortidis.
GCGGGACTTAACCCAACATCTCACGACACGAGCTGACGACAACCATGCACCACCTGTCACTTTGCCCCCGAAGGGGAAGCTCTGTCTCCAGAGTGGTCAAAGGATGTCAAGACCTGGTAAGGTTCTTCGCGTTGCTTCGAATTAAACCACATGCTCCACTGCTTGTGCGGGCCCCCGTCAATTCCTTTGAGTTTCAGCCTTGCGGCCGTACTCCCCAGGCGGAGTGCTTAATGTGTTAACTTCGGCACTACGGGCATCGAAACCCCTAACACCTAGCACTCATCGTTTACGGCGTGGACTACCAGGGTATCTAATCCTGTTTGCTCCCCACGCTTTCGCGCCTCAGCGTCAGTTACAGACCAGAGAGTCGCCTTCGCCACTGGTGTTCCTCCACATATCTACGCATTTCACCGCTACACGTGGAATTCCACTCTCCTCTTCTGTACTCAAGCCTCCCAGTTTCCAATGACCGCTTGCGGTTGAGCCGCAAGATTTCACATCAGACTTAAAAGGCCGCCTGCGCGCGCTTTACGCCCAATAATTCCGGACAACGCTTGCCACCTACGTATTACCGCGGCTGCTGGCACGTAGTTAGCCGTGGCTTTCTGATGAGGTACCGTCAAGGTACCGCCCTATTCGAACGGTACGTGTTCTTCCCTCATAACAGAGCTTTACGAGCCGAAACCCTTCATCACTCACGCGGCGTTGCTCCGTCAGACTTTCGTCCATTGCGGAAGATTCCCTACTGCTGCCTCCCGTAGGAGTCTGGGCCGTGTCTCAGTCCCAGTGTGGCCGATCACCCTCTCAGGTCGGCTACGCATCGTCGCCTTGGGGAGCCATTACCTCTCCAACTAGCTAATGCGCCGCGGGCCCATCTCACCGTGAGAGCCCGAAGGCCCTCTTTTAATCTTGCACCAGGAGATGCTAGATGTTATCCGGTATTAGCCCCGGTTTCCCGGAGTTATCCCAGTCGATAAGGCAGGTTGCCCACGTGTTACTCACCCGTCCGCCGCTAACGTTTTTGAAGCAAGCTTCAAAAACGTCCGCTCGACTTGCATGTATTAGGCACGCCGCCAGCGTTCGTCCTGAGCCAGGATCAAACTCTCCATAAAAGTGGTGAGTTGATTGCTCAACTGCTGGCGTTGATGTCTCCATCAACTTTCCAATTGCACAGTGTTACCTGCGACTTTTTTATTACTAATGAGATATCATGTATCTCTTCGTACGCTTGGCTTTTGTTCAGTTTTCAAAGAACTTGTTTGTCGCTGTTCACTGCGACTTTTCTATACTAACAAATCGAAATCAACTTGTCAATAACTAATTTTTTTCAACGCCGTTTCGTTCTTGGCGACAAGAAATAATATACCACCCTGGCGAAACGAATGCAATAACTTTTTTAAAAAATATCATAAAAATATTTTAAAATGAAAATGAACGGGTTTCACCTAATCTATTTTGCATCGATTAAGTGAAACCAATCCTTCTCTTTTGGTCTTAACCTTGCTCTTTGTTTCTCATTTGCGGAAACAGTAATACATCACGGATCGACGCTGAGTTTGTTAGAAGCATAACTACACGATCAATCCCGATTCCTAGTCCACCCGTTGGAGGCATTCCATACTCAAGAGCCTCGATAAAATCATCATCCATCATATGTGCTTCGTCGTCACCCTGCTCACGTTCCACTAGCTGCTGTTCAAAACGCGCACGCTGATCAATCGGATCATTTAATTCTGTAAATGCATTTGCATGCTCTCTACCTACGATAAATAACTCAAAGCGATCTGTGAATCTCTCATCTTCTGGATTTTTCTTAGCAAGAGGAGAAATCGCTAAAGGATGTCCATAAATAAACGTCGGCTGAATTAATGTTTCTTCTACAAAGTGCTCAAAGAACTCATTAACAACATGTCCATAACTCATCGTTTCTTTAATTGGAACATTGTGTTCTTTAGCAAGTGCACGAGCTTCTTCATCTGTCATTTGCACCCAGAAATCCACTCCTGTTTGCTCCTTAATCGCATCAACCATGTGGACTCTTCTCCATTTAGGAGTTAAATCCACCTCATACTCGCCATATTGAACGACCTGTGAACCAAGCACCTCTTCGGCGATATGAGCAATTAAACCTTCTGTTAAGGCCATGATATCCTTATAGTCAGCATAAGCCTCATAAAGCTCAATCATCGTAAACTCTGGATTATGACGAGTTGATACCCCTTCATTTCTAAAGACACGGCCAATCTCATACACTTTTTCCAAGCCACCAACGATCAATCTCTTAAGATGCAATTCAATAGCAATACGCATATAAAGCGTCATATCAAGTGTATTGTGATGCGTAATAAATGGTTTAGCAGATGCGCCTCCAGCAATGGAATGCATCATTGGTGTTTCTACTTCTAAGTATCCTAGATCATCAAGATATCTACGCATAGATTGTAAAATTCGGCTACGAACGATAAATGTATCACGAACATCTGGTGTAACAATTAGGTCAACGTAACGCTGACGATAACGCTGTTCAACATCCTTTAACCCGTGAAACTTATCCGGCAGTGGGCGAAGCGATTTACTCAAAAGCTTTAAGTCAGAGACCTTTAAAGATAACTCCCCTACATTTGTCTTAAAAGCCGTACCGGACACTCCCACGATGTCACCGATATCTAGCGTATTAAATAACGCATATTGCTCGTCCCCGATCGCATCTTTTCTAACGTAAATTTGAATTTGTCCCGTTAGATCTTGAATATGAGCAAAACCAGCTTTTCCCTTTTCCCCGTTTAGTCATAATACGACCAGCAAGAATTGCCGGAGCTTCTTTTTCCCCTAGCTCTTCCTTAGAGAAACGATCAAATTCCTCTGCCATCGACGTAGAGGTATGCGTTCTCTCAAATTTATGTCCAAATGCATCTATACCCTGTTCCTCTAGCTGCTTTAATTTATCGCGTCTAACCGCCAACAAATCATGTAATTCCAACTCTTCACTCATACCACATTCATCTCCTAGTCAACTACAGACTTATGTCATAAGCCTGTACACTTATATTCAATCTATAGAAATCTATAATTCACGAGTTTTAAACAGCTCAAAAAAGGATCTACAATTTAATCTAAGGACGCAATTCCTCAATCGATATATCTAACACAGATGCAATGTGACTGACTAACTGCTCATCTGGACTCCTCGTATCACGTTCAATTTCGCCAAGAACCGAAACGGATACACCTATTGCTTTTGCAAAGGTCTCTTGCGTATATCCCTTCAGCTTGCGAAATGCACGAATACGCCTGCCCCAGTTTAAGGTTTCCACATTCGCACACCCTCTTTGTCGTTTAATTGCTCATAAACTTCTTTAATCGATAATCCTAATTCATCTATAAATAAATCAGGCGCAATCTCTAAAAGTGGCACAATGACAAATGCACGTTGCCACATTCTTGGGTGAGGGATCATTAACCTCTCTACATTCATATTCTCTTGATCATAAAGAAGAATGTCAAGGTCTATTGTTCTTGGACCCCATTTTATATCCCGCTTTCTACCCAAAAGGGTCTCAATCGCCTGAGTTTCTGAAAGAAGGTCAAGAGGTCTAAGAGTTGTTTCTATACAAATAACAAGATTTAAAAAGGCAGGTTGGTCGACATAGCCTACTGGGTCAGTCTCATAAACGGATGAGATAGTAGACACTTCAATTTCATCTATAGAACGTAGTTGCTTAATAGCTTCTTCTAAATAGCCATATCGACTCTCCATATTTGAGCCGAGCGAAATATATACCTTAGACATTCTTCACCCGAGACCTGGTGATTTCAACCGAAACAGAATCGTAATGACCAGGGATAGGGGGATCCGGTTTAAGTAGCACAACCGTACATTGCTCGAGAATTGGATACGCCAACAGTAATTCGGATGTGATAGACTCCGCTACTGCTTCCAGTAGTTTCTTCGGCTCGCCTTCTACAATCTTTTGCACTCGCGAAAAAACATCTCCATAATCAATTGATTTTGTTAGATCATCTGTAGCAGCCGCTTCTGCCAAGTTAACCTCCAACGTTAAATCAACCTGAAACCGCTGACCAAGTTTTTGTTCCGCTTCAAACACGCCATGATATCCATAAAACTTCATTCTATTTAATCGTATTTTATCCATATCCATTACTGCCCCTTTCCAAGCAAGGCATCCATCATTTTTGCCATCCGGCTCATTTCCTTTACATCATGTACCCGAATAATACCTGCACCCTTTGATATTCCTAAACAGTTTGCCGCGCCTGTTCCTTCTAATCGATCCTCTACTGGAAGATCTAGTGCTTTGGAAATGAACGATTTCCGAGAGACGCCCAGTAAAACCGGGTATCCCATTTGTGCAATTTCATCAAGCCTACGAATGACTTCCAAGTTTTGTTCATAGGACTTAACAAAACCTACACCTGGATCCAGAATGATTTGCTCATCCGTGACTCCTGCTTTTTTACAAAGTGAAATGCTTTCTCTCAAATCAGTCTTAACGTCCTCGATAAAATTGCCATAGTCACGATCAAGACGGTTGTGCATCAAAACGATCGTTGCTCCATTTTGTGCAGCAACCTTGGCCATATTCACATCTGCCTTTGCACCCCATACGTCATTTATAATTGAAGCACCTGCTTGAAGCGCACGTTCAGCTACCTCAGCCTTATACGTATCAATAGATAGCGGAACATCCACTTCCTGTACCAATGCCTCGATGACAGGAATAACACGCTCAAGCTCCTCTTCTTTGCTTACCTTTTCCGCACCTGGTCTTGTTGATTCGCCACCAATGTCAATAATGTCTGCTCCAGCAGCGATCATCTCCCCTGCCCGTTTGACAGCTAGATCTATTTGATTGTAGCGCCCACCGTCAGAGAATGAGTCTGGTGTAATATTTAATATGCCCATAATTTGTGTTGCTTCCAATTGGGCAGAAAAATCAACTTGTGCTTCAGCCATACATATGACACTCCTATTCAGCAATACTCCACCGCTGAGTCGTTTCAACTTCAAAGGATTCTTTGAGTCCTTTTAATAAATTACTTTCCTTAGCATAAGCTGTTCTGCCACAGCTTTCCACTCGAACAACTTCTTGAATAGAATTTGTTAAAAATACCTCATCTGCATCGAGTAGCTCAGATTGATCAAACAATCCCTCTATCAACGGAATTTGTTGATCCTTTAAGAGCGACATTATATACCTACGTGTCACTCCATCTAAAATGCCCGTTTCAAGAGCCGGCGTATATACTTTATGATCTTTTATCCAGAACAGATTGGAAACAACGCCTTCAGCAACCCAACCCTCTTTAGTAAGAAAAATCCCTTCTAACAAAGGTGATGATCCAAGCTCCCTTTTAGCAAGCACATTATTTAAGTAATGGTGTGATTTTAAGCGCTTGTCCCCTTCAGGTGTGTTCCTCCTGCGATTTAAGATCACAATTTCTTTATCCTGAACGCTACTAGGCAGTGGTTTGATCAAAACAGCAACTGTTGGGTCGGTGTATCTTCCTGTATATAAACCTAAACCCATTGCTCCAGCAGAGACATTCCATCTAACATAGGCATCTTTTATTCCGTTACGTGTAAGAAGTTCAGTAAGGATGTCCATCGCATCGCTTCTAGTGATTGACCAGTCAATTCCAAGTTCCTCTAAGCCCTCAGCCATACGTTGAAAATGGTCATCCAGTAAAAAAGGATGACCGTTATATATGCGAAATGTTTCAAAAAGCCCTAAGCCATATAAATACCCATGATCCATGATCGATACTTTGGCTTCGGCCTCTTCAACATACTCTCCATTTAGGTAGATGAACATGCTTGACTCCCAGAGTGAGCTTCTACAAAATTACGCAAAAGTTGTTTCCCATCTCCAGTCATTATCGATTCTGGATGAAACTGAACCCCTTCTACCGGTAGTTCCTTGTGGCGTATCGCCATAATTTCACCTTCATCTGTCTCTGCTGAGATGATAAAACAGTCAGGAAGCGTCTCTCTTTTTACAATTAATGAATGATAACGAGTTGCCGTCATTGGTGATGGCAATCCACTAAAAACGGATTTCCCATTATGTTTAATCTCAGACGTTTTTCCATGCATAAGTCGTTCAGCTCTTACAACATCACCACCGAACACCTGGGCAATAGACTGATGGCCCAGACACACACCAAATATCGGGATGGTCCAAGCGAAGTGTCGGATAGACTCTAAACTAATCCCTGCCTCATTTGGACTGCACGGTCCTGGAGAAATCATTAAAATAGATGGGGCCATCTCTTCAATCTCTTCAATCGTAATCTGGTCATTCCGTCTAACCACAAGCTCTTGGCCCATTTCACCTAAATATTGAACCAAATTATACGTAAATGAATCATAGTTATCAATCATCAGAATCATATTAATTCCTCCTCAGCTCATCTGTGTTACGTTTTTACACTCTTCTTCACTCAGCTCAAGCGCCCGCCAAAGAGCACGCGCCTTCTTAAACGATTCCTTATACTCATGGTGCGGATTTGAATCACTTACAATCCCGGCACCAAGCTTGCACATACGCATGCTCATCATAGCAGATCATCGTTCGAATTGTAATGTTTAGCTCCATATCACCATGGAAACCAATCCAACCAATAGCACCTGTATAAATGCCTCTACGTACACGCTCTAGCTCTTCTATAATTTCCATCGTGCGAATCTTTGGTGCACCAGTTATCGTTCCACCAGGAAAAACCGCCCGAATGACATCATAAACCGAGTGATCATCAGCAAGCTCTCCCACTACATTTGAAACAAGATGCATCACATGAGAGTATCGCTCAATGACCATTAACTCATCTACCTCAACTGTGCCATAGCTTGAAACACGGCCGAGGTCATTGCGCTCAAGATCAACAAGCATCACATGCTCCGCTCGTTCTTTTTCGTTGACGAAGAGAGAATCAGCTAGTCTTTGATCTTCTTCTACCGTTGCACCACGTGAGCGTGTCCCAGCAATTGGTCTTGTACTTAGGCGATCACCTTGTTTTTTGACCAATAATTCAGGCGAAGCACTAACAAGCTGAAAATCAGGAGTTTGCATATACCCCATATATGGCGAAGGATTAAGCTCTCTCAATTTTTCATAGACATGCATCGGTTCTACGGTTAATGGCTTTGACTCACGTAATGACAAGTTAACTTGAAAAACATCTCCTTGTGCAATGTATGATTTAATCTTATTAACCGCATCAACAAATTCTTCTTCCGTCAAACTTGCGGTATTTGAACCGTCAGAAGTGTGTTCCTTTTGTTTCCATGTCGTTTGGGTCGGTGAACCTTGTCGCCAAATTGACTCAAACATCTCTAGTCGCAAAAGTAGTGCTTCTTCCTCTTCTGCAAATCCATTTACACAAAGATGGATCATTTCTGTGTGATGATCATAAACAAAAACGTTCTCAAATAACATGAGATACACATCTGGCAAAGGAAGGTCATCCTTAGACTGAGATGGGATTCGTTCGATTTCCCTTACTACATCATAGCTAAAGTAACCAATTGCACCTCCACTAAAGGGAATATCAGCAACAGCTTGGGTTGGCTCTACTACAAAAGGCTCCATGGCTGACTCAATTCCTTTTAGCAATGGACCTTCCCAAACCTGTTTCTCCTCACCCATAGAAAGAGTTAACGTTTGATCGTGTCCTTCTAGCGTCGCAAATGGATCAAGACCCATAATGCTAAAGCGACCTCCACGCCCACTCTCTAGTAAAACATGCTGCTTTGAATGTGTAGCAAGTGCTTGGTAACGATTAAACCACTCATTCGCTTGAAGAGGAAATGATTTTGACCTTGTTATTCTTGATGTCCGTTTATTATGAATAAACATCTCACACCCCCTACTCACCGTCAGATATGGCTTCTATTTTACATGACATCGAAGCATAAGAAAAGACAGTCCCAGATAATCCGGACTGCCTTTTTATACTAATGCTTATTCTTCTTCAAATTGATACAAAGCCGTACTTAGATATCTCTCACCGTTTGACG
Coding sequences within:
- a CDS encoding helix-turn-helix domain-containing protein, yielding METLNWGRRIRAFRKLKGYTQETFAKAIGVSVSVLGEIERDTRSPDEQLVSHIASVLDISIEELRP
- the folK gene encoding 2-amino-4-hydroxy-6-hydroxymethyldihydropteridine diphosphokinase, with translation MSKVYISLGSNMESRYGYLEEAIKQLRSIDEIEVSTISSVYETDPVGYVDQPAFLNLVICIETTLRPLDLLSETQAIETLLGRKRDIKWGPRTIDLDILLYDQENMNVERLMIPHPRMWQRAFVIVPLLEIAPDLFIDELGLSIKEVYEQLNDKEGVRMWKP
- the folB gene encoding dihydroneopterin aldolase — encoded protein: MDKIRLNRMKFYGYHGVFEAEQKLGQRFQVDLTLEVNLAEAAATDDLTKSIDYGDVFSRVQKIVEGEPKKLLEAVAESITSELLLAYPILEQCTVVLLKPDPPIPGHYDSVSVEITRSRVKNV
- the folP gene encoding dihydropteroate synthase is translated as MAEAQVDFSAQLEATQIMGILNITPDSFSDGGRYNQIDLAVKRAGEMIAAGADIIDIGGESTRPGAEKVSKEEELERVIPVIEALVQEVDVPLSIDTYKAEVAERALQAGASIINDVWGAKADVNMAKVAAQNGATIVLMHNRLDRDYGNFIEDVKTDLRESISLCKKAGVTDEQIILDPGVGFVKSYEQNLEVIRRLDEIAQMGYPVLLGVSRKSFISKALDLPVEDRLEGTGAANCLGISKGAGIIRVHDVKEMSRMAKMMDALLGKGQ
- the pabC gene encoding aminodeoxychorismate lyase is translated as MFIYLNGEYVEEAEAKVSIMDHGYLYGLGLFETFRIYNGHPFLLDDHFQRMAEGLEELGIDWSITRSDAMDILTELLTRNGIKDAYVRWNVSAGAMGLGLYTGRYTDPTVAVLIKPLPSSVQDKEIVILNRRRNTPEGDKRLKSHHYLNNVLAKRELGSSPLLEGIFLTKEGWVAEGVVSNLFWIKDHKVYTPALETGILDGVTRRYIMSLLKDQQIPLIEGLFDQSELLDADEVFLTNSIQEVVRVESCGRTAYAKESNLLKGLKESFEVETTQRWSIAE
- the pabA gene encoding aminodeoxychorismate/anthranilate synthase component II, yielding MILMIDNYDSFTYNLVQYLGEMGQELVVRRNDQITIEEIEEMAPSILMISPGPCSPNEAGISLESIRHFAWTIPIFGVCLGHQSIAQVFGGDVVRAERLMHGKTSEIKHNGKSVFSGLPSPMTATRYHSLIVKRETLPDCFIISAETDEGEIMAIRHKELPVEGVQFHPESIMTGDGKQLLRNFVEAHSGSQACSST